One genomic window of Streptomyces sp. NBC_01276 includes the following:
- the rlmN gene encoding 23S rRNA (adenine(2503)-C(2))-methyltransferase RlmN translates to MARPVPGELTFVAPRGAKKPPRHLADLTPAERREAVAAIGEKPFRAKQLSQHYFARYAHDPAEWTDIPAASREKLQQELLPELMNVVRHISCDDDTTRKTLWKLHDGTLVESVLMRYPDRVTMCISSQAGCGMNCPFCATGQAGLDRNLSTAEIVHQIVDGMRALRDGEVPGGPARLSNIVFMGMGEPLANYKRVVGAIRRLTDPEPDGLGLSQRGITVSTVGLVPAMLRFADEGFKCRLAVSLHAPDDELRDTLVPVNTRWKVREVLDAAWEYAEKSGRRISIEYALIRDINDQAWRGDLLGRLLKGKRVHVNLIPLNPTPGSKWTASRPEDEKAFVEAIARHGVPVTVRDTRGQEIDGACGQLAASER, encoded by the coding sequence ATGGCCCGCCCCGTTCCGGGAGAGCTCACCTTCGTCGCCCCTCGTGGGGCCAAGAAGCCGCCCCGGCACCTCGCCGACCTGACCCCGGCCGAGCGCCGGGAGGCCGTGGCCGCGATCGGTGAGAAGCCGTTCCGGGCCAAGCAGCTCTCCCAGCACTACTTCGCCCGCTACGCGCACGACCCGGCCGAGTGGACCGACATCCCCGCCGCGTCGCGCGAGAAGCTCCAGCAGGAACTGCTGCCGGAGCTGATGAACGTCGTCCGGCACATCAGCTGCGACGACGACACCACCCGCAAGACCCTGTGGAAGCTGCACGACGGCACGCTCGTCGAGTCCGTGCTGATGCGCTACCCCGACCGGGTCACCATGTGCATCTCCTCGCAGGCCGGCTGCGGCATGAACTGCCCGTTCTGCGCCACCGGCCAGGCGGGCCTGGACCGCAACCTGTCCACGGCCGAGATCGTGCACCAGATCGTCGACGGCATGCGCGCGCTGCGCGACGGCGAGGTCCCCGGCGGCCCGGCCCGGCTCTCCAACATCGTCTTCATGGGCATGGGCGAGCCGCTGGCCAACTACAAGCGGGTCGTCGGCGCCATCCGCCGCCTCACGGACCCGGAGCCCGACGGCCTGGGCCTGTCGCAGCGCGGCATCACCGTCTCCACCGTCGGCCTGGTCCCGGCCATGCTGCGCTTCGCCGACGAGGGCTTCAAGTGCCGTCTCGCCGTCTCGCTGCACGCGCCGGACGACGAGCTGCGCGACACCCTGGTCCCGGTGAACACCCGCTGGAAGGTCCGCGAGGTCCTCGACGCGGCCTGGGAGTACGCCGAGAAGTCCGGCCGGCGCATCTCCATCGAGTACGCGCTGATCCGCGACATCAACGACCAGGCCTGGCGCGGTGACCTCCTCGGCCGCCTGCTCAAGGGCAAGCGCGTGCACGTCAACCTGATCCCGCTGAACCCGACCCCGGGCTCGAAGTGGACCGCCTCGCGTCCCGAGGACGAGAAGGCCTTCGTCGAGGCCATCGCCCGGCACGGTGTGCCCGTGACCGTACGCGACACCCGTGGCCAGGAGATCGATGGCGCGTGCGGCCAGCTGGCCGCCTCCGAGCGCTAG
- a CDS encoding phosphatidate cytidylyltransferase, translating into MNDSPWAAEPVAAGPAYDALVGPQTRPMSIVPDAAGRDFDDREARDRGAAAFGGPPFRTETPPQEPMPSPPPPPSQVPQDASPPPQKKRAGRDLRAAIGVGVGLGAVIFASLFIVKAVFVGVIVVAVVVGLWELTSRLQEKKGIKAPLVPLAVGGAAMVIAGYVRGAEGAWVAMALTALAVLVWRMTEAPEDYLKDVTAGVFAAFYVPFLATFVAMLLTADDGPQRVVTFLVLTVVSDTGAYAVGWRFGKTKLAPRISPGKTREGLFGAVAFAMAAGALCMEFLIDGGAWWQGLLLGLAVAVSATLGDLGESMIKRDLGIKDMGTLLPGHGGIMDRLDSLLPTAPVVWLLLAAFVGTG; encoded by the coding sequence ATGAACGACTCTCCCTGGGCCGCCGAGCCGGTGGCGGCGGGTCCCGCATACGATGCGCTGGTGGGCCCGCAGACTCGGCCCATGTCCATCGTGCCCGATGCCGCCGGCCGTGATTTCGACGACCGGGAAGCACGCGATCGGGGGGCCGCCGCCTTCGGCGGCCCCCCGTTCCGCACCGAGACGCCGCCGCAGGAGCCCATGCCCAGCCCCCCGCCTCCGCCTTCGCAGGTACCGCAGGACGCCTCCCCGCCGCCGCAGAAGAAGCGCGCGGGGCGGGATCTGCGTGCCGCCATAGGGGTCGGCGTCGGCCTCGGCGCGGTGATCTTCGCTTCGCTGTTCATCGTCAAGGCCGTCTTCGTCGGTGTGATCGTCGTCGCCGTCGTCGTCGGCCTGTGGGAGCTCACCTCCCGGCTCCAGGAGAAGAAGGGCATCAAGGCCCCGCTCGTCCCGCTCGCGGTCGGCGGCGCGGCCATGGTGATCGCCGGATACGTCCGGGGGGCCGAGGGCGCCTGGGTGGCGATGGCGCTCACGGCGCTGGCCGTGCTCGTCTGGCGGATGACCGAAGCGCCCGAGGACTACCTCAAGGACGTCACGGCGGGCGTCTTCGCGGCGTTCTATGTGCCCTTCCTGGCCACGTTCGTCGCGATGCTGCTCACGGCCGACGACGGCCCCCAGCGGGTGGTGACCTTCCTGGTCCTGACGGTGGTCAGCGACACCGGGGCCTACGCGGTCGGCTGGCGCTTCGGCAAGACCAAGCTCGCCCCGCGCATCAGCCCCGGCAAGACCCGCGAGGGACTCTTCGGGGCGGTGGCCTTCGCGATGGCGGCCGGTGCGCTGTGCATGGAGTTCCTGATCGACGGGGGCGCCTGGTGGCAGGGCCTGCTGCTGGGCCTGGCGGTCGCGGTCAGCGCCACCCTGGGTGACCTGGGCGAGTCGATGATCAAGCGGGACCTGGGCATCAAGGACATGGGCACCCTGCTCCCGGGCCACGGCGGCATCATGGACCGGCTCGATTCGCTGCTGCCGACCGCTCCGGTGGTCTGGCTGCTGCTGGCGGCCTTCGTGGGTACGGGCTGA
- the frr gene encoding ribosome recycling factor produces the protein MIEEILLEAEEKMEKAVVVAKEDFAAIRTGRAHPAMFNKIVADYYGAITPINQLASFAVPEPRMAIVTPFDASALRNIEQAIRDSDLGVNPSNDGRIIRVTFPELTGERRKEYIKVARTKAEDSKVSIRSVRRKAKDALDKLVKDKEAGEDEVRRAEKELDDTTAKYVAQVDELLKHKESELLEV, from the coding sequence GTGATCGAAGAAATCCTCCTCGAGGCCGAGGAGAAGATGGAGAAGGCCGTCGTCGTCGCCAAGGAGGACTTCGCCGCGATTCGCACGGGCCGTGCGCACCCGGCGATGTTCAACAAGATCGTGGCGGACTACTACGGCGCCATCACGCCCATCAACCAGCTCGCCTCCTTCGCGGTTCCCGAGCCGCGCATGGCGATCGTGACGCCGTTCGACGCGTCCGCGCTGCGCAACATCGAGCAGGCGATCCGCGACTCCGACCTCGGTGTCAACCCGAGCAACGACGGCCGCATCATCCGGGTGACCTTCCCGGAGCTCACCGGTGAGCGCCGCAAGGAGTACATCAAGGTCGCGCGCACCAAGGCCGAGGACTCCAAGGTCTCCATCCGTTCCGTGCGCCGCAAGGCCAAGGACGCCCTCGACAAGCTCGTCAAGGACAAGGAAGCCGGCGAGGACGAGGTGCGCCGCGCGGAGAAGGAGCTCGACGACACCACCGCGAAGTACGTCGCGCAGGTGGACGAGCTGCTCAAGCACAAGGAATCCGAGCTGCTCGAGGTCTGA
- the pyrH gene encoding UMP kinase produces MNQGVDTHTASDDKSDHEKKGRRFMLKLSGEAFSGGGGLGVDPDVVHAIAREIAAVVRDGAEIAIVIGGGNFFRGAELQQRGMDRARSDYMGMLGTVMNCLALQDFLEKEGIDSRVQTAITMGQVAEPYIPLRAVRHLEKGRVVIFGAGMGMPYFSTDTTAAQRALEIDAEALLMGKNGVDGVYDSDPKTNPDAVKFDALEYSEVLSRDLKVADATAITLCRDNALPILVFELLAEGNIARAVKGEKIGTLVSDQGTRA; encoded by the coding sequence ATGAATCAGGGCGTGGACACCCACACCGCTTCCGACGACAAGAGCGACCACGAGAAGAAGGGTCGCCGCTTCATGCTGAAGCTCTCCGGCGAAGCCTTCTCAGGCGGCGGCGGGCTGGGTGTCGACCCTGACGTCGTGCACGCCATCGCCCGCGAGATCGCGGCCGTGGTCCGAGACGGCGCCGAGATCGCGATCGTCATCGGCGGCGGCAACTTCTTCCGCGGCGCCGAGCTGCAGCAGCGCGGTATGGACCGGGCCCGGTCCGACTACATGGGCATGCTCGGCACCGTCATGAACTGCCTCGCCCTCCAGGACTTCCTGGAGAAGGAAGGCATCGACAGCCGTGTCCAGACCGCCATCACCATGGGCCAGGTCGCGGAGCCGTACATCCCGCTGCGCGCCGTCCGGCACCTGGAGAAGGGCCGCGTCGTGATCTTCGGCGCCGGCATGGGCATGCCGTACTTCTCCACCGACACCACGGCCGCCCAGCGCGCCCTGGAGATCGACGCCGAAGCCCTCCTCATGGGCAAGAACGGTGTCGACGGGGTCTACGACTCCGACCCCAAGACCAACCCGGACGCGGTGAAGTTCGACGCGCTGGAATACAGCGAGGTGCTGTCCCGCGACCTCAAGGTCGCCGACGCCACGGCCATCACGCTGTGCCGCGACAACGCGCTTCCGATCCTGGTCTTCGAACTCCTCGCCGAGGGCAATATCGCCCGCGCCGTCAAGGGTGAGAAGATCGGCACGCTCGTGAGCGACCAGGGCACCCGGGCCTGA
- the tsf gene encoding translation elongation factor Ts: protein MANYTAADVKKLRELTGAGMLDCKNALVEADGDVTKANEILRVKGLKGVAKREGRSAENGAVTSLIAADGTSGVLVELKCETDFVAKSPKFLAVADQLAAHVAATSPADIEALLASEIEAGKTVQAFVDEANANLGEKIVLDRFAAYEGAFVASYMHRTMPDLPPQIGVLVELDKADADLAKGIAQHIAAFAPKYLTAEDVPAEIVESERRVAEETTRAEGKPEAAIAKIVEGRVNGFFKDATLLGQPYALDNKKSVQKVLDEAGVTLKRFTRIKVGI, encoded by the coding sequence ATGGCGAACTACACCGCCGCTGACGTCAAGAAGCTCCGCGAGCTCACCGGCGCCGGCATGCTGGACTGCAAGAACGCGCTCGTCGAGGCCGACGGTGACGTCACCAAGGCCAACGAGATCCTGCGCGTCAAGGGCCTGAAGGGTGTCGCCAAGCGCGAGGGCCGTTCCGCCGAGAACGGTGCCGTCACCTCCCTGATCGCCGCCGACGGCACCTCCGGTGTCCTCGTCGAGCTCAAGTGCGAGACCGACTTCGTCGCGAAGAGCCCGAAGTTCCTGGCCGTCGCCGACCAGCTCGCCGCCCACGTGGCCGCCACCTCCCCGGCGGACATCGAGGCGCTGCTGGCGTCCGAGATCGAGGCCGGCAAGACCGTCCAGGCGTTCGTGGACGAGGCCAACGCCAACCTCGGCGAGAAGATCGTCCTGGACCGCTTCGCGGCGTACGAGGGTGCCTTCGTGGCCTCCTACATGCACCGCACCATGCCCGACCTGCCCCCGCAGATCGGTGTCCTGGTCGAGCTGGACAAGGCCGACGCCGACCTGGCCAAGGGCATCGCCCAGCACATCGCCGCGTTCGCGCCGAAGTACCTGACCGCCGAGGACGTCCCGGCCGAGATCGTCGAGTCCGAGCGCCGCGTCGCCGAGGAGACCACCCGCGCCGAGGGCAAGCCCGAGGCCGCGATCGCCAAGATCGTCGAGGGTCGCGTCAACGGCTTCTTCAAGGACGCCACGCTGCTCGGCCAGCCGTACGCCCTGGACAACAAGAAGTCCGTCCAGAAGGTTCTGGACGAGGCCGGTGTCACCCTGAAGCGCTTCACCCGCATCAAGGTCGGCATCTGA
- the rpsB gene encoding 30S ribosomal protein S2 — MAVVTMRELLESGVHFGHQTRRWNPKMKRFIFTERNGIYIIDLLQSLSYIDRAYEFVKETVAHGGSIMFVGTKKQAQEAIAEQATRVGMPYVNQRWLGGMLTNFSTVYKRLQRLKELEAIDFEDVAASGLTKKELLVLSREKTKLEKTLGGIREMSKVPSAVWIVDTKKEHIAVGEARKLHIPVVAILDTNCDPDEVDYKIPGNDDAIRSVTLLTRVIADAVAEGLIARSGAATGDSKPGEKAAAEPLAEWERDLLEGEKKADDAEAPAADAAVEAPAAEAVEAPAADAEQA; from the coding sequence ATGGCCGTCGTAACGATGCGGGAGCTGCTGGAAAGCGGCGTCCACTTCGGTCACCAGACCCGTCGCTGGAACCCGAAGATGAAGCGCTTCATCTTCACCGAGCGCAACGGCATCTACATCATCGACCTGCTCCAGTCGCTGTCGTACATCGACCGCGCCTACGAGTTCGTGAAGGAGACCGTCGCGCACGGTGGCTCCATCATGTTCGTCGGTACGAAGAAGCAGGCCCAGGAGGCCATCGCCGAGCAGGCGACGCGCGTCGGCATGCCGTACGTCAACCAGCGTTGGCTCGGTGGCATGCTCACCAACTTCTCCACCGTCTACAAGCGCCTCCAGCGTCTGAAGGAGCTTGAGGCGATCGACTTCGAGGACGTCGCCGCCTCGGGTCTCACCAAGAAGGAGCTCCTGGTCCTCTCCCGCGAGAAGACCAAGCTGGAGAAGACCCTCGGTGGTATCCGCGAGATGTCGAAGGTTCCCAGCGCCGTCTGGATCGTCGACACCAAGAAGGAGCACATCGCGGTCGGTGAGGCGCGCAAGCTGCACATCCCCGTGGTCGCGATCCTCGACACCAACTGCGACCCCGACGAGGTCGACTACAAGATCCCGGGCAACGACGACGCGATCCGCTCCGTCACCCTGCTCACCCGCGTGATCGCCGACGCCGTCGCCGAGGGCCTCATCGCCCGCTCCGGTGCTGCGACCGGTGACTCGAAGCCGGGCGAGAAGGCCGCCGCCGAGCCGCTCGCCGAGTGGGAGCGCGACCTGCTCGAGGGTGAGAAGAAGGCCGACGACGCCGAGGCCCCCGCGGCCGACGCCGCCGTCGAGGCCCCGGCCGCCGAGGCTGTCGAGGCTCCGGCCGCCGACGCCGAGCAGGCCTGA
- a CDS encoding M23 family metallopeptidase yields the protein MTTLLLTLLLALAPALPRTLVPEPVPAVRPLPPPLSVTRWWDPPPTPYAAGHRGVDLAAPVGARVRAVGPGRVHYAGQVAGRGVLSLTLPGGRRTTYEPVRPLVAEGEEVTAGQEVAVLTAGSHCPAPCLHWGLLTGENTYLDPLTLLPRPTPRLLPTAGPS from the coding sequence ATGACGACACTGCTGCTCACCCTGCTGCTGGCGCTGGCCCCCGCCCTGCCCCGGACCCTCGTCCCGGAGCCCGTCCCGGCGGTCCGGCCACTGCCCCCGCCGCTGTCCGTGACGCGCTGGTGGGATCCGCCGCCGACGCCCTACGCGGCCGGCCACCGCGGGGTGGACCTGGCCGCTCCGGTGGGGGCGCGGGTACGGGCCGTCGGACCGGGGCGGGTGCACTACGCCGGGCAGGTCGCGGGCCGCGGGGTGCTCTCGCTCACCCTCCCCGGGGGCCGGCGCACGACCTACGAGCCGGTGCGGCCGCTGGTCGCGGAGGGGGAGGAGGTCACGGCGGGACAGGAGGTCGCGGTCCTCACGGCCGGCTCGCACTGCCCGGCCCCGTGCCTGCACTGGGGCCTGCTGACCGGCGAGAACACCTACCTCGACCCGCTGACCCTGCTCCCCCGCCCCACGCCCCGCCTCCTGCCGACGGCCGGGCCCTCATAG
- a CDS encoding TetR/AcrR family transcriptional regulator translates to MAEHRSMQRGALLDAARSLLSEGGTEALTFPALAERTGLARSSVYEYFRSRAAVVEELCAVDFPVWAAEIEAAMEAAQTPGAKIEAYVRSQLGLVGDRRHQAVVAISASELDAGAREKIRAAHGGLVAMVVEALGALGHTEPRLAAMLLQGVVDAAVRRIELGAAEAPDVVTEAAVAMALRGVRG, encoded by the coding sequence GTGGCCGAGCACCGGTCGATGCAGCGCGGCGCCCTGTTGGACGCTGCGCGCTCCCTGTTGTCGGAAGGCGGGACGGAAGCCCTGACCTTCCCCGCCCTCGCGGAGCGGACCGGGCTAGCCCGGTCGTCCGTGTACGAGTACTTCCGGTCGCGCGCGGCCGTGGTCGAAGAGCTGTGTGCGGTGGACTTCCCCGTGTGGGCCGCCGAGATCGAGGCCGCCATGGAGGCGGCGCAGACGCCCGGGGCGAAGATCGAGGCGTACGTGCGCAGCCAGCTCGGGCTGGTGGGGGACCGCCGGCACCAGGCGGTGGTGGCCATTTCCGCCAGTGAGCTGGACGCGGGCGCGCGGGAGAAGATCCGCGCCGCGCACGGCGGCCTGGTCGCGATGGTCGTCGAGGCCCTCGGCGCCCTGGGCCACACGGAGCCGCGGCTGGCCGCGATGCTGCTGCAGGGCGTCGTGGACGCCGCGGTGCGCCGGATCGAGCTCGGCGCGGCCGAGGCGCCCGACGTGGTGACCGAGGCCGCCGTCGCCATGGCCCTGCGGGGCGTGCGCGGCTAG
- the whiG gene encoding RNA polymerase sigma factor WhiG, translated as MPQHTSGSDRAAVPPAARGSVRSTAPSSLEVLWRSYKESGDERLREQLILHYSPLVKYVAGRVSVGLPPNVEQADFVSSGVFGLIDAIEKFDIERSIKFETYAITRIRGAMIDELRALDWIPRSVRQKARAVERAYATLEAQLRRTPTEGEVAGEMGIGVEELHTVFSQLSLANVVALEELLHVGGEGGDRLSLMDTLEDHAADDPVEVAEDRELRRLLARAINTLPEREKTVVTLYYYEGLTLAEIGNVLGVTESRVSQIHTKSVLQLRAKLADVGR; from the coding sequence ATGCCCCAGCACACCTCAGGGTCCGACCGCGCTGCGGTGCCCCCCGCTGCCCGTGGCAGCGTGCGGTCCACCGCGCCCTCGTCCCTGGAGGTGCTCTGGCGCTCATACAAGGAGTCGGGCGACGAACGGCTGCGGGAGCAGCTGATCCTGCACTACTCGCCGTTGGTGAAGTACGTGGCGGGCCGGGTCAGCGTCGGCCTGCCGCCCAACGTGGAACAGGCCGACTTCGTCTCCTCCGGGGTCTTCGGCCTGATCGACGCGATCGAGAAGTTCGACATCGAACGGTCCATCAAGTTCGAGACGTACGCCATCACCCGGATCCGCGGCGCGATGATCGACGAGCTGCGGGCGCTCGACTGGATCCCGCGCTCCGTGCGGCAGAAGGCGCGGGCCGTGGAGCGCGCCTACGCCACCCTGGAGGCCCAGCTGCGGCGGACCCCGACGGAGGGCGAGGTCGCGGGTGAGATGGGGATCGGGGTCGAGGAACTCCACACGGTCTTCAGCCAGTTGTCCCTGGCCAACGTGGTCGCCCTCGAAGAGCTGCTGCACGTCGGCGGGGAGGGCGGCGACCGGCTCTCCCTGATGGACACCCTGGAGGACCACGCCGCCGACGACCCCGTGGAGGTGGCCGAGGACCGGGAACTGCGCCGACTGCTCGCACGGGCGATCAACACGCTCCCCGAGCGGGAGAAGACGGTCGTGACCCTCTACTACTACGAGGGCCTCACCCTCGCCGAGATCGGCAACGTGCTGGGCGTGACGGAGAGTCGCGTCAGCCAGATCCACACCAAGTCCGTGCTCCAGCTGAGGGCCAAGCTCGCCGACGTCGGCCGCTGA
- the dprA gene encoding DNA-processing protein DprA, with product MLARVALTRVLEPGDECGGRWLREHGAVGLMRLLTGDGPGHGALTGVGPERIAGYRRRAALAEPRRDLAEAAAVGCRFVPPGSAEWPTQLDDLGDARPVGLWLRGGADLRTWALRSVAVVGARACTPYGAHMAQTLAAGLAERGWVVVSGAAYGIDGAAHRGALGTGGATVAVLACGVDVSYPRGHAGLLGRIARQGLVLGELPPGGNPTPSRFVLRNRVIAALTRGTVVVEAAHRSGSLVTARRAQRLGRLTMGVPGPATSGLSAGVHELLRGEAQLVTDAAEVVELVGDIGELAPVRRGPVLARDLLPPDTVRVLDALPAGRPARLEEISLAAATDTDEVIGRLYELHSLGFVERQGDDWRLTPRPPREGAQSRATRRGGH from the coding sequence ATGCTGGCGCGGGTCGCGCTGACCCGGGTGCTGGAACCCGGGGACGAGTGCGGGGGCCGGTGGCTGCGCGAGCACGGGGCCGTCGGGCTGATGCGGCTCCTGACCGGCGACGGCCCGGGGCACGGCGCGCTGACCGGGGTCGGACCCGAGCGGATCGCCGGGTACCGCAGACGGGCCGCCCTCGCCGAGCCCCGGCGGGACCTCGCGGAGGCTGCCGCGGTGGGGTGCCGGTTCGTCCCGCCGGGTTCGGCGGAGTGGCCGACCCAGCTGGACGACCTCGGGGACGCCCGGCCCGTCGGGCTGTGGCTGCGGGGCGGCGCCGACCTGCGGACCTGGGCCCTGCGCTCGGTCGCCGTGGTCGGGGCCCGCGCGTGCACCCCGTACGGGGCCCACATGGCGCAGACCCTCGCCGCCGGGCTCGCCGAACGGGGCTGGGTGGTCGTCTCCGGCGCCGCGTACGGGATCGACGGCGCCGCGCACCGGGGCGCCCTCGGCACCGGTGGCGCCACCGTCGCGGTGCTGGCCTGCGGAGTGGACGTGAGCTACCCCCGTGGCCACGCCGGGCTCCTCGGCCGGATCGCCCGTCAGGGGCTGGTGCTGGGGGAGCTGCCGCCCGGCGGCAACCCCACCCCGAGCCGCTTCGTCCTGCGCAACCGGGTCATCGCCGCCCTCACCCGGGGCACCGTGGTCGTCGAGGCGGCCCACCGCAGCGGCTCTCTGGTCACCGCCCGCCGGGCCCAGCGGCTCGGCCGCCTCACCATGGGCGTCCCCGGCCCCGCCACCAGCGGCCTCTCCGCCGGGGTGCACGAGCTGCTGCGCGGCGAGGCGCAGCTCGTCACGGACGCCGCCGAGGTGGTGGAACTGGTCGGCGACATCGGCGAGCTGGCACCCGTGCGCCGCGGACCGGTGCTCGCCCGCGACCTCCTGCCCCCGGACACCGTGCGCGTGCTCGACGCGCTCCCCGCCGGCCGGCCCGCGCGGCTGGAGGAGATCTCCCTCGCCGCGGCCACCGACACCGATGAAGTCATCGGCAGACTGTACGAACTTCACTCTCTGGGGTTCGTCGAACGGCAGGGCGACGACTGGCGGTTGACCCCGCGCCCGCCACGAGAGGGGGCGCAATCCCGGGCCACCCGGCGAGGCGGTCATTGA